Proteins encoded in a region of the Planococcus shixiaomingii genome:
- a CDS encoding 3-hydroxyacyl-CoA dehydrogenase translates to MNYKNITIAGSGVLGSQIAYQTAFKGFDVTVYDINEEAIARSQQRIAKLKENYKRDLEASQEEVDAAYNRMLFKTNLTEAVKDADLVIEAIPEVVDIKMSFYKELGALAPEHTVFATNSSTLLPSQFAEATGRPEKFLALHFANTIWINNTAEIMMHPETDLNVFNEVMAFAKAIGMVALPLYKEQPGYILNSLLVPFLEAAELLLVKEVADVHTIDKTWKIATGAPLGPFAILDVIGINTAYNIVQAKAEATGKEEYRKLADLLKTEYIDKGKLGRATGEGFYSYPNPAFMEPDFLKN, encoded by the coding sequence ATGAATTATAAAAATATCACAATCGCTGGAAGTGGCGTGTTAGGAAGCCAAATCGCTTACCAAACGGCTTTTAAAGGGTTTGATGTAACGGTATACGACATCAACGAAGAAGCAATCGCACGCTCGCAGCAACGCATTGCAAAATTAAAAGAAAACTACAAACGGGATTTAGAGGCGTCTCAAGAAGAAGTGGATGCGGCTTATAACCGCATGTTGTTTAAAACGAATTTAACAGAAGCTGTAAAGGACGCGGATTTGGTGATTGAAGCGATTCCTGAAGTGGTGGATATCAAAATGAGTTTCTATAAAGAGTTAGGGGCACTGGCACCTGAACATACCGTATTTGCAACAAATTCTTCTACGTTATTGCCAAGCCAGTTCGCAGAAGCGACGGGGCGCCCGGAGAAATTCCTGGCGCTGCATTTTGCGAATACGATCTGGATTAACAACACAGCTGAAATCATGATGCACCCGGAAACGGATTTGAATGTCTTCAATGAAGTAATGGCGTTCGCAAAAGCGATTGGCATGGTGGCATTGCCTTTATACAAAGAGCAGCCAGGCTACATTTTGAATTCTTTGCTAGTGCCATTTTTAGAAGCAGCCGAATTGCTGCTGGTTAAAGAAGTAGCGGATGTCCACACAATCGATAAGACGTGGAAAATCGCGACCGGCGCGCCGCTTGGTCCATTTGCCATTCTGGATGTGATCGGAATTAACACTGCTTACAATATCGTCCAAGCGAAAGCAGAGGCTACTGGCAAAGAAGAGTACAGAAAACTCGCTGACTTACTGAAAACTGAGTATATCGACAAAGGGAAACTTGGAAGAGCTACAGGAGAAGGATTTTACAGTTACCCAAATCCCGCATTCATGGAACCGGATTTCTTAAAGAATTAA
- a CDS encoding DUF4181 domain-containing protein, with translation MAISHFYFKKRLNIKAKSTSIFHQDRNGISMAIDGVLLVMFIYAMFWVNVEKDAGLYSGIVTISPMFAFFFLLGLNRGIEEWLLHRKDKAYYHEWLGSLLFLSIFLIILFGER, from the coding sequence TTGGCTATTAGCCATTTTTACTTCAAAAAGCGGCTCAACATTAAAGCAAAGTCGACCTCCATATTTCATCAAGACCGAAACGGAATTAGCATGGCCATCGATGGCGTTCTTTTGGTAATGTTCATTTATGCCATGTTTTGGGTCAACGTTGAAAAAGACGCAGGGTTGTATTCGGGCATTGTAACGATCAGTCCCATGTTTGCTTTTTTCTTTTTGTTAGGGCTAAACCGCGGGATTGAGGAATGGCTACTGCACCGAAAGGATAAAGCGTATTATCATGAATGGCTAGGATCTTTGCTGTTTTTATCAATATTTCTAATCATTTTATTTGGAGAAAGATAA
- the msrB gene encoding peptide-methionine (R)-S-oxide reductase MsrB → MKMKWLIGLLFLVVLLAGCSSLQSLTTNSTGAEGASASTSNFPENPNEKLAFDTDKLEDIWLAGGCFWGVEAYMARVYGVYDVTSGYANGDTENPTYEEVTRKNTGHAETVHVRYDPERVDLEKLVSQYFIIIDPTLLNQQGNDRGEQYRTGVYYENEADRAVIDKVVANEAKKYDKPIVTEVEPLKHYYLAEEYHQDYLEKNPDGYCHIEFDSLEDQDVPALIDPAKYPKPSDEVLKEKLTEAQYNVTQKNDTETAYSNEYWDNYEPGIYVDVATGEPLFSSADKYDSKCGWPSFTKPIEPGVVTEHKDTTFNMVRIEVRSRAGDSHLGHVFEDGPKDKGGLRYCINSASILFIPQAEMEEAGYGYLEGIL, encoded by the coding sequence ATGAAGATGAAATGGTTAATTGGCTTATTGTTCCTCGTTGTATTGTTAGCTGGCTGCTCTTCGTTGCAGTCGCTCACGACTAACTCTACCGGAGCCGAGGGTGCTTCGGCGAGCACTTCAAACTTCCCGGAAAATCCGAATGAAAAATTGGCATTTGATACCGATAAATTAGAGGATATTTGGCTGGCCGGAGGTTGTTTCTGGGGCGTCGAAGCATACATGGCGCGCGTTTACGGCGTCTATGATGTGACTTCAGGTTATGCCAACGGTGATACAGAAAACCCGACATATGAAGAAGTGACCCGCAAAAACACTGGGCACGCCGAAACGGTCCATGTCCGCTATGATCCTGAGCGCGTCGACCTGGAAAAACTGGTGAGCCAGTATTTTATCATCATCGATCCGACTCTCTTGAACCAGCAAGGCAATGACCGCGGCGAGCAGTACCGGACTGGCGTCTATTATGAAAACGAAGCGGATCGCGCCGTCATTGATAAAGTAGTGGCGAACGAAGCAAAAAAGTACGACAAGCCCATCGTGACCGAAGTCGAACCATTGAAGCATTACTACCTCGCTGAAGAATACCACCAGGATTATCTTGAAAAAAATCCGGATGGCTATTGCCACATTGAGTTTGATTCACTGGAAGACCAAGATGTCCCTGCCTTGATCGACCCAGCTAAATACCCAAAACCAAGCGATGAAGTGCTTAAAGAAAAATTAACCGAAGCCCAGTACAACGTCACTCAGAAAAACGATACCGAAACCGCTTATTCCAATGAATACTGGGATAATTATGAACCCGGCATTTATGTGGATGTAGCGACAGGCGAACCGCTTTTCTCCTCCGCTGATAAATACGATTCTAAGTGCGGCTGGCCCAGTTTCACAAAACCGATTGAACCGGGTGTCGTGACTGAGCACAAAGACACAACCTTTAATATGGTCCGGATTGAAGTGAGAAGCCGTGCCGGTGACAGCCACCTTGGCCACGTATTTGAAGACGGGCCAAAAGACAAAGGCGGCCTGCGCTATTGCATCAACAGCGCCTCAATCTTGTTTATTCCGCAAGCGGAAATGGAAGAGGCTGGTTATGGCTATTTGGAAGGTATCCTTTGA
- a CDS encoding STAS domain-containing protein: MKNEISVSGIEMKWDSETGDVLFEGGDVVFFWVSAMKTFFDSIREISGIESTNLVLETTGFRQGVIVGEGFRDMKNIDASNIVNWISNTYVAAGWGKVEIVEMDKDSNHFTLHIHNDWEYKMNKSDNAQIEGIFVPSHYAGVLTGIFGQNFWYKTLQYQNADQPYSIVEYFPSNITVQKNIHELSRRQEAEQISQLEQLIDQNTKALQNLVIELSSPTIPVLEGIIVVPLIGSYDEERAEDLITKTLEQLPKHQAHYLLLDLTGLPKQLSEHTAAMIEKLSVSARLLGTEVILVGVSPELALLISKTFTNLKKFECLQSLQHGIYYALGKSGRQII, translated from the coding sequence ATGAAAAATGAAATTTCAGTAAGTGGAATCGAAATGAAATGGGACTCAGAAACGGGAGACGTTCTATTCGAAGGTGGAGACGTTGTCTTTTTTTGGGTTTCCGCCATGAAAACTTTTTTTGATTCCATTCGGGAAATTTCTGGCATCGAATCGACCAACCTTGTGTTAGAAACTACAGGCTTCCGCCAAGGGGTAATCGTCGGTGAAGGATTCCGGGATATGAAGAATATTGATGCATCCAATATAGTTAACTGGATATCGAACACTTATGTCGCTGCTGGTTGGGGGAAAGTTGAAATCGTCGAAATGGATAAAGACTCCAATCACTTTACGCTTCACATCCACAATGATTGGGAGTATAAGATGAACAAATCGGATAACGCGCAAATTGAAGGCATTTTTGTTCCTTCCCATTATGCAGGTGTGCTGACAGGCATCTTCGGCCAGAATTTCTGGTATAAAACTCTCCAATATCAAAATGCCGATCAGCCTTATAGCATTGTCGAATACTTTCCTTCCAACATAACTGTCCAAAAAAATATTCATGAATTATCTCGTCGGCAAGAAGCGGAGCAGATTAGCCAGCTGGAACAGCTGATTGACCAAAACACGAAAGCGCTGCAGAACTTGGTGATAGAACTTTCTTCTCCTACTATTCCCGTGCTCGAAGGCATTATTGTAGTACCATTGATTGGCAGTTATGATGAGGAACGAGCCGAAGATCTGATTACCAAAACACTCGAGCAACTGCCGAAACATCAAGCACACTACCTGCTTTTGGACCTTACGGGGCTACCCAAGCAACTTTCTGAACATACAGCAGCAATGATTGAAAAACTAAGTGTTTCTGCACGTCTCCTTGGAACAGAAGTTATTCTGGTCGGCGTCTCACCAGAACTGGCACTGCTTATTTCAAAGACTTTCACTAACTTAAAGAAATTCGAATGCCTTCAGTCCCTTCAGCACGGCATCTATTATGCACTCGGAAAAAGTGGCCGGCAAATTATATGA
- a CDS encoding nitroreductase family protein, whose protein sequence is MTKDFYSAVEARRSVYQIGNEPVISDERLQEIINHAVMNAPSAFNSQSSRVVVLLGDNHKKLWDITKETLRKITEPDKFSSTEAKMNAFGSGYGTLLIFEDDAVIEALQKQYASYKDAFPLFSYQSSGMLQYVLWTALEHEGYGATLQHYNPLIDEEIKAEWNLPDSWKLLAQMPFGKPLSEPAEKQQQPIEERVLVLK, encoded by the coding sequence ATGACAAAAGATTTTTATTCAGCAGTAGAAGCACGCCGCTCGGTTTATCAAATCGGCAATGAACCAGTCATCTCGGATGAACGGCTTCAGGAAATAATCAATCATGCGGTAATGAATGCACCTTCTGCCTTTAACTCACAGAGCAGCAGAGTTGTTGTTTTACTCGGCGACAACCATAAAAAATTATGGGACATTACAAAAGAAACACTGCGAAAAATTACAGAGCCTGATAAATTCAGTTCGACTGAAGCGAAGATGAATGCCTTTGGAAGCGGCTACGGAACCCTGCTGATTTTTGAAGATGACGCCGTTATCGAAGCGCTTCAAAAGCAATACGCCTCTTATAAAGATGCATTCCCGCTCTTTTCCTATCAATCTTCCGGGATGCTGCAATACGTGCTTTGGACAGCTTTAGAGCATGAAGGCTACGGGGCAACGTTGCAGCATTACAACCCGCTGATCGATGAGGAAATTAAAGCGGAGTGGAATTTGCCGGATAGCTGGAAGTTACTTGCTCAAATGCCATTCGGAAAGCCGCTTTCCGAGCCGGCTGAAAAGCAGCAGCAGCCGATTGAAGAACGTGTACTGGTCTTGAAATAG
- a CDS encoding ketopantoate reductase family protein: protein MKKKILIYGVGPFGSLFAERLKEAGNEVFLIDRGQRQEDLKKYGIVIENAVTKEQTVTHVPVVECLAEEDFYDLVIIPVRKNQVSSILPTLAANKKIRIFLFMMNNAAGQNELVEALGQERVMIGFPLPGGYLDGHIVRMLPVNDKKPMALPIGEPGGRITERTRETAEILNSMRGYKTDIRRDMDAWLKTHVAFLVPTFVPAVYACNMDAKRFAETRDARVLSVRALREAFNALESAGEIISPPGLKRLKYVPEPIFVFLLSQLAKTATFQNALEDLKTKPDEIKHLADEFFELIRPTSVEMPAIKRLAAYIYQEQEPLPSGQKDIPLNWQSVYGMLGAATFAAALYKVARK, encoded by the coding sequence ATGAAGAAAAAAATTCTTATTTATGGAGTCGGGCCTTTTGGAAGTTTATTTGCTGAACGCCTCAAAGAAGCAGGCAACGAAGTATTTTTGATAGATCGTGGACAGCGGCAGGAAGATTTGAAAAAGTACGGCATTGTTATTGAAAATGCTGTAACGAAAGAGCAGACTGTCACCCATGTCCCGGTAGTAGAGTGTCTTGCCGAAGAGGATTTTTATGACCTTGTCATCATCCCGGTGCGAAAGAACCAAGTTTCAAGCATTTTACCGACACTTGCCGCTAATAAAAAGATTCGCATATTTTTATTTATGATGAATAACGCAGCAGGGCAGAATGAGCTAGTCGAAGCTTTAGGGCAGGAGCGGGTTATGATAGGTTTTCCTTTGCCAGGCGGCTATCTTGATGGTCATATTGTCCGGATGCTGCCAGTGAACGACAAGAAACCAATGGCTTTGCCAATTGGGGAACCTGGTGGCCGGATAACGGAAAGAACGCGGGAGACAGCGGAAATCCTCAATTCGATGCGCGGCTATAAAACGGACATTCGCCGTGACATGGATGCTTGGCTGAAGACGCATGTCGCGTTTCTTGTCCCAACTTTTGTCCCGGCAGTTTACGCCTGCAACATGGATGCAAAGCGTTTTGCCGAAACACGAGATGCGCGTGTCCTTAGCGTCCGGGCACTTCGTGAAGCGTTCAACGCCCTCGAAAGTGCAGGGGAGATCATTTCGCCTCCCGGTCTTAAAAGACTGAAGTATGTCCCAGAGCCGATTTTTGTCTTTTTACTTAGCCAACTTGCAAAAACCGCAACGTTTCAGAACGCTCTGGAAGATCTGAAAACCAAACCGGACGAAATCAAGCATTTAGCGGATGAATTTTTTGAGCTCATTCGTCCAACTTCTGTAGAAATGCCGGCCATCAAACGACTTGCGGCCTATATTTATCAGGAACAGGAACCGCTGCCTTCCGGCCAAAAAGACATTCCGTTGAATTGGCAAAGCGTGTATGGAATGCTTGGAGCTGCAACATTCGCGGCTGCTTTGTATAAAGTGGCTAGAAAATAA
- a CDS encoding NUDIX hydrolase — protein MELWDVYDKNRKPLGKIHTRGIVMPPGEFHIVVEIFTINQDGRLLLTQRDVEKTHPLLWESTGGSITTGETSLEGALRELEEETGLKAEADELVSLGELNRGHYFLDSYIWKSTEPIQMENLTLQKGEVCDAKFVTTQELVLMNQEGLIVPAVWERYMLYRKEIEQSMNQKVEEI, from the coding sequence ATGGAACTATGGGATGTATACGATAAAAACCGGAAGCCTTTAGGTAAAATTCATACACGCGGAATTGTAATGCCGCCAGGAGAATTTCATATTGTAGTTGAGATTTTCACCATTAACCAAGATGGCAGATTGTTGTTGACACAGCGGGATGTGGAGAAAACACATCCCCTTTTATGGGAAAGCACGGGCGGTTCTATTACCACAGGCGAAACAAGTTTAGAAGGCGCACTTCGCGAACTTGAAGAAGAAACAGGTTTAAAAGCTGAAGCGGATGAACTGGTCAGCTTGGGAGAATTGAACCGAGGCCATTATTTTTTGGACAGTTACATATGGAAAAGCACTGAACCCATTCAAATGGAAAATTTAACCTTACAGAAAGGAGAAGTCTGCGATGCCAAATTTGTCACTACACAAGAATTAGTGTTAATGAATCAGGAAGGTTTGATCGTGCCCGCAGTATGGGAACGGTATATGTTATATCGGAAGGAAATTGAGCAATCGATGAACCAGAAAGTTGAAGAGATCTAA
- a CDS encoding VOC family protein encodes MPVVAYMIFNGNCREAVDYYSDVFGTEKPEIMKFGDMPPEDGYVLPEDAKDLVMHTAFDVHGSQVMFSDAMPGSKVTFGKNINLTVVADDLDKMTAEFDRLAQDGKVIMPLEKTFWSPAYGALEDKFGVNWQFSYDDGSYTGN; translated from the coding sequence ATGCCAGTTGTTGCTTACATGATTTTTAATGGAAACTGCCGGGAAGCTGTAGACTATTATTCGGACGTTTTTGGAACAGAAAAGCCTGAAATTATGAAGTTTGGGGATATGCCTCCGGAGGACGGGTATGTACTGCCAGAGGACGCGAAAGACTTGGTCATGCATACGGCTTTCGATGTTCATGGCAGCCAAGTCATGTTTTCTGATGCCATGCCGGGTTCAAAGGTTACTTTTGGCAAGAATATCAATTTAACCGTTGTTGCAGATGACTTGGATAAAATGACAGCCGAATTCGACCGCTTGGCACAAGATGGAAAAGTTATCATGCCACTTGAGAAAACGTTTTGGAGTCCAGCCTATGGAGCGCTCGAAGATAAATTCGGAGTCAATTGGCAATTCAGTTACGACGACGGATCTTATACAGGAAATTAA
- a CDS encoding YcxB family protein, whose translation MEINYSITEEDYVDFNLFHARNSKSLKKAITIQRVLIPLIYLLIPVLLSYILDMPFLFLFVPFLVFSILWAVYYPAFVYRNVKRTAAKMIKEGKNEDMLGQHTMVFSDEGLREISSKGEKTVNWSGIEQLAEDTANFYIYNSAVSAFIIPKKDVKNRKELKSYLMEKIKPIGPNMIN comes from the coding sequence ATGGAGATCAATTACAGTATAACTGAAGAAGATTATGTGGACTTCAATTTGTTTCATGCAAGAAATTCAAAATCATTAAAAAAAGCGATTACCATTCAACGTGTACTTATTCCTCTTATCTATTTGCTAATTCCGGTTTTACTTTCTTACATACTCGATATGCCTTTCCTTTTTTTATTTGTGCCTTTTTTGGTGTTCAGCATTTTATGGGCGGTGTATTATCCAGCTTTTGTGTACCGCAATGTAAAACGCACAGCAGCAAAAATGATTAAAGAAGGAAAGAATGAAGATATGCTCGGACAGCACACAATGGTTTTTTCAGATGAAGGACTCCGTGAAATAAGCAGCAAAGGAGAAAAAACCGTAAATTGGTCGGGCATCGAACAACTGGCTGAAGATACGGCCAACTTTTATATATACAACAGTGCGGTGAGCGCCTTTATTATTCCGAAAAAAGATGTGAAAAATAGAAAAGAACTCAAAAGCTATCTAATGGAAAAAATTAAGCCGATTGGCCCTAATATGATAAATTAG
- a CDS encoding redoxin family protein has translation MKALSKILMILLIAIGLSGCSSKENASTANADQLNDGKAAPSFELVDLEGNTHQLSDYAGEKVYIKFWASWCSICLAGMNELNTLAGEEQDFKVLTIVSPSSNAEKDSESFAKWFKGVENTSNIQVLLDEGGNMFEQYGIIGYPTSVYIGSDGVLVKRQQGHIGNEQIKEAFGMIQ, from the coding sequence ATGAAAGCGTTATCAAAAATATTGATGATCTTACTGATTGCTATTGGTTTAAGTGGCTGTTCAAGCAAGGAGAATGCATCTACCGCTAATGCCGATCAGCTTAATGATGGCAAAGCCGCCCCTTCTTTTGAATTAGTTGATTTGGAAGGAAATACACATCAATTATCAGATTATGCAGGCGAAAAAGTGTACATCAAATTTTGGGCTTCTTGGTGCTCCATTTGCCTAGCGGGAATGAATGAACTCAATACATTAGCCGGCGAAGAGCAAGACTTTAAGGTATTGACCATTGTTTCCCCGAGTTCAAACGCTGAAAAAGACAGCGAGTCTTTCGCCAAATGGTTTAAAGGCGTAGAAAACACGTCGAATATTCAAGTTTTACTGGATGAAGGAGGCAATATGTTTGAGCAATATGGCATCATCGGCTACCCTACTTCTGTTTATATCGGTTCAGATGGTGTTTTAGTTAAGCGGCAGCAAGGTCATATCGGCAATGAACAAATCAAAGAAGCCTTTGGAATGATTCAGTAA
- a CDS encoding oxidoreductase, translating into MAQELLTGKTAIVTGGNSGIGLEAAIVFAERGANVILAVRNEEKGQAARKGILAKQPQARVDVMKLDLADIASVREFADQFKSRFHTLDLLINNAGVMTPPLSKTKDGFELQFGSNHLGHFALTGLLFPLLARTPDSRVVTISSLAHKGAAIDFDNLDGSKGYKAMKFYGQSKLANLLFAMELDKRSKEHGLPIKSMACHPGISATNLFKFGKRDAPQFLKALANRLLQPPAMGALPTVYAATESTLTGGEYIGPDGKGQRKGFPAIDTPHSVANDEATSKRLWDVSEELTGVKFNFSR; encoded by the coding sequence ATGGCACAAGAGCTATTAACCGGAAAAACGGCAATTGTCACCGGAGGAAACAGCGGTATTGGATTGGAGGCGGCTATAGTTTTCGCTGAACGCGGCGCTAACGTCATTCTAGCCGTACGCAACGAAGAAAAAGGACAAGCGGCGCGAAAAGGCATTCTTGCTAAACAGCCCCAAGCGCGCGTCGATGTCATGAAACTGGATCTTGCTGATATAGCAAGCGTCCGGGAGTTCGCAGATCAATTCAAAAGCCGGTTTCATACACTCGACTTGTTGATCAACAATGCGGGAGTGATGACTCCCCCGCTATCGAAAACCAAAGATGGCTTTGAACTGCAGTTCGGCAGTAATCACCTTGGCCACTTCGCGCTGACAGGATTGCTTTTTCCCCTGCTAGCCAGAACGCCTGACTCGCGTGTGGTCACCATCAGCAGTCTCGCCCATAAAGGGGCAGCGATTGACTTTGATAATCTGGATGGTTCCAAAGGCTATAAAGCGATGAAATTTTATGGCCAAAGCAAACTGGCAAACCTGTTATTTGCTATGGAATTGGATAAGCGCTCTAAAGAGCATGGGTTGCCGATTAAAAGCATGGCTTGCCACCCGGGCATATCTGCAACGAATCTTTTCAAGTTCGGCAAGCGGGATGCGCCTCAGTTTTTGAAAGCTTTGGCGAACCGGCTTCTTCAACCACCGGCAATGGGCGCGCTTCCGACTGTATACGCAGCGACCGAATCTACGTTAACCGGCGGCGAATATATCGGCCCTGATGGCAAAGGCCAACGAAAAGGCTTTCCGGCAATCGATACACCTCATTCTGTGGCCAACGACGAAGCGACTTCAAAGAGGCTTTGGGACGTTTCTGAAGAATTGACCGGTGTGAAGTTTAATTTTTCAAGGTAG